The proteins below come from a single Oscillospiraceae bacterium genomic window:
- a CDS encoding CPCC family cysteine-rich protein, whose translation MKKYPCPCCGFLTYNVPADEDCGYICPVCFWENDPFITSDNEPSDSNHGTTLKEAKSNFLQFGACVKEMLRYVRPPRDDEKEIS comes from the coding sequence ATGAAAAAATATCCATGTCCTTGTTGTGGATTTCTTACCTACAATGTCCCGGCAGATGAAGATTGTGGGTATATTTGTCCCGTTTGCTTTTGGGAGAATGACCCGTTCATCACTTCTGATAACGAGCCAAGCGACTCCAATCATGGAACAACACTAAAAGAAGCAAAATCCAATTTCTTGCAATTCGGTGCTTGCGTAAAAGAAATGCTACGCTATGTTCGGCCACCGAGAGATGACGAAAAGGAAATATCATAG